A genomic stretch from Halobellus sp. LT62 includes:
- a CDS encoding phosphoribosylamine--glycine ligase produces MDRQRFLFVSADAALITDLAWQIHREGHDVKYYIESERDREIGDGFVPKTDDWRAEVEWADVIIFDDIWVGSDIGTGALAEELREDGNAVVAGTPNTDHLEEDRGYAMEILEDHGVNTVDHHIFYDFDAGVQHVQENPAPYVIKPLGEVQNVKRLLYVGNEDDGSDVVDVLKAYKKAWGHRMKGFQLQRKVEGVEVAICGFFNGERFIDRVNFNFEHKKLFPGNIGPSTGEMGTSMFWAGQNKLFKETFGKIEDWLANEGYVGSIDLNCIVNENGIYPLEFTPRFGYPTIALQEESIESSTGQFFYDLAHGNDPGLEVHNGYQIAVRIVLPPFPFDDEKTYDENSRNAAVVFETESREGIHLEDAKKIDGQWRVAGDNGMPIVVTGKGDTMQAAREQAYGRINDIVMPNMYYRDDIGERWIGGDGDRLQAWGYLGPNDGGRSEPRS; encoded by the coding sequence ATGGATCGACAGCGGTTCCTGTTTGTCTCCGCCGACGCGGCGCTGATCACCGACCTCGCGTGGCAGATCCACCGCGAGGGCCACGACGTGAAGTACTACATCGAGTCCGAGCGCGACAGAGAAATCGGCGACGGGTTCGTCCCGAAAACCGACGACTGGCGCGCCGAAGTCGAGTGGGCGGACGTCATCATTTTCGACGACATCTGGGTCGGCTCCGACATTGGTACTGGCGCGCTCGCTGAGGAACTTCGTGAGGACGGGAACGCCGTCGTCGCCGGGACGCCAAACACCGATCACCTCGAAGAGGATCGGGGGTACGCGATGGAGATTCTCGAAGACCACGGTGTGAATACCGTCGACCACCACATCTTCTACGACTTCGATGCCGGCGTCCAGCACGTTCAGGAGAACCCCGCCCCGTACGTGATCAAGCCGCTCGGCGAAGTCCAGAACGTCAAGCGCTTGCTGTACGTCGGTAACGAGGACGACGGGAGTGATGTGGTGGATGTCCTGAAGGCGTACAAGAAGGCGTGGGGTCACCGTATGAAGGGCTTCCAGCTCCAGCGGAAGGTCGAGGGCGTTGAAGTCGCTATCTGCGGGTTCTTCAACGGCGAGCGGTTTATTGACCGAGTCAATTTCAACTTTGAACACAAGAAATTGTTCCCGGGAAACATCGGCCCCTCGACCGGCGAGATGGGGACGTCGATGTTCTGGGCGGGCCAGAACAAATTGTTCAAAGAAACCTTTGGTAAAATCGAAGACTGGCTCGCCAACGAGGGCTACGTCGGGAGTATTGACTTGAACTGCATCGTCAACGAGAACGGGATCTACCCACTGGAGTTCACACCGCGGTTCGGGTACCCGACGATTGCGCTGCAGGAAGAATCAATCGAGTCGTCCACTGGCCAGTTCTTCTATGATCTCGCCCACGGCAACGACCCCGGGTTAGAAGTTCACAACGGCTACCAGATCGCCGTTCGAATCGTCCTGCCACCGTTCCCGTTCGACGATGAGAAAACGTACGATGAGAACTCTCGAAACGCGGCTGTGGTTTTCGAGACGGAAAGCCGCGAAGGAATTCACCTCGAAGACGCAAAGAAGATCGACGGCCAGTGGCGCGTGGCTGGCGATAACGGGATGCCCATCGTCGTGACCGGCAAAGGCGACACGATGCAAGCCGCACGTGAACAGGCGTACGGCAGGATCAACGACATCGTGATGCCCAATATGTACTACCGCGACGACATCGGCGAGCGGTGGATCGGCGGCGACGGCGACCGTCTCCAAGCGTGGGGGTATCTCGGGCCGAACGACGGAGGGCGATCCGAACCGCGTTCGTAG
- a CDS encoding DoxX family protein, with translation MSTQEVTLRSTLAGFTAEGKLHTLSVWFILALRLMIGLAFFQSGLDKVLSGSFSAAGYLQNAPPANGSPVAGLFVAMGETPWFVDFVNVAVPWGEVFIGLGVIFGVLTRFAAFWGAFMMLLFYLGNWDISHGYINGDFAYMLVFLSVAAFGAGRILGLDSYIEQYDIGGESLIERYPWMRYLLG, from the coding sequence ATGTCTACCCAAGAAGTCACACTCCGGAGCACGCTCGCCGGGTTCACAGCGGAGGGAAAGCTACACACGCTGAGCGTCTGGTTCATCCTCGCGCTCAGGCTGATGATCGGATTGGCGTTCTTTCAGAGCGGTCTCGATAAGGTGCTCTCAGGGAGTTTCAGCGCCGCGGGCTATCTCCAGAACGCGCCGCCGGCGAACGGAAGCCCGGTCGCCGGCCTGTTCGTCGCGATGGGAGAGACGCCGTGGTTCGTCGACTTCGTCAACGTCGCTGTCCCGTGGGGAGAGGTGTTTATCGGACTCGGGGTCATATTCGGCGTCCTGACGCGGTTCGCGGCGTTCTGGGGCGCGTTTATGATGCTCCTGTTCTACCTCGGGAACTGGGACATCTCCCACGGCTACATCAACGGCGACTTCGCGTACATGCTCGTGTTCCTCTCTGTGGCCGCGTTCGGTGCCGGACGGATCCTCGGACTCGACAGCTACATCGAGCAGTACGACATCGGCGGCGAATCGCTGATCGAACGGTATCCGTGGATGCGGTACCTCCTCGGCTGA
- a CDS encoding ZIP family metal transporter produces MTSISRLGVGATIGLVGLSALAVVVDVTNAAKLVGISWVAFLAMALAAPLGARTRNESAGALVWGYGLAAGAMVTSAAVFLVPQAIGQHPQWGGFGVAFGLLAGFASHTIGHRLAHMDLPMDRTVAELTAHAFSAGAIIGIIYGNMPELGPLLGLAIVSHKGPAGYAAARRLVNTGRDWSVLLLPATGVGLAGLASSMVALPAAGPVRGLVFGFAAGVFLHVAMDFLPRCEIGSEIHDLLAVSGDAHALLDRLRIHAVASTSLGGLVVLLAWLVIA; encoded by the coding sequence GTGACGTCAATTTCTCGGCTCGGAGTCGGCGCGACGATCGGACTCGTCGGGTTGTCGGCGCTCGCGGTCGTCGTCGACGTGACGAACGCCGCAAAGCTCGTCGGCATCTCGTGGGTCGCGTTCCTCGCGATGGCGCTGGCCGCACCATTGGGCGCGAGAACGAGGAACGAGAGCGCCGGTGCGTTGGTCTGGGGCTACGGCCTCGCCGCGGGTGCGATGGTGACGAGCGCGGCGGTCTTCCTTGTGCCGCAGGCGATCGGACAGCACCCGCAGTGGGGCGGCTTCGGCGTGGCGTTCGGTCTCTTAGCGGGGTTCGCCTCCCACACGATCGGCCACCGGTTGGCACATATGGACCTCCCTATGGACCGGACGGTCGCGGAGTTGACCGCCCACGCCTTCTCGGCGGGGGCGATCATCGGAATCATCTACGGGAATATGCCGGAACTGGGGCCGCTTCTCGGCCTCGCGATCGTCTCGCACAAGGGGCCCGCCGGGTACGCCGCGGCGCGCCGCCTCGTGAACACCGGACGCGACTGGTCGGTGCTGCTGCTTCCCGCGACCGGCGTCGGCCTCGCGGGACTCGCCTCGTCGATGGTCGCGCTCCCGGCGGCCGGACCCGTTCGGGGGCTCGTCTTCGGTTTCGCCGCCGGCGTGTTCCTCCACGTCGCGATGGACTTTCTCCCGCGATGTGAGATCGGCAGCGAGATTCACGATCTCCTCGCCGTTTCCGGTGACGCGCACGCGCTCTTGGACAGACTGCGGATCCACGCCGTCGCCTCGACCTCCCTCGGCGGTCTCGTAGTCCTGCTCGCGTGGCTCGTGATCGCGTGA
- a CDS encoding phytoene desaturase family protein — protein MDALSDLRSVDGADVVVIGGGFGGLSTACYLAGAGADVTLLEKNEQLGGRASRLEVDGFRFDMGPSWYLMPDVFERFFGHFRHEPSDYYDLTRLDPHYRIFFKDGDRVDMVPDLERNREVFESYEPGAGERFDDYLEKSKTNYEVGMKHFVYEDRTSVSDFLDWDVAKHARGLSLVGSMQRHVEKYFDHPKLQQIMQYTLVFLGGAPTNTPALYNLMSHVDFNMGVYYPENGIGGVVDGIVALGEELGVDFRTDAPVTAIRGSEGAFVVRTEEREEFYPDYVVSDADYRHTEMELLPPEKRQYDEDYWESRTYAPSAFLLYLGVEGDVDPLEHHTLVLPTDWDEHFERIFDDPAWPEDPAYYLCVPSETDDDVAPEGHSNLFALVPVAAGLEDTPELRAEFRDLVLDDIEANTGVDLRDRIVVEESFCVNDFAERYNSTRGTALGLAHTLRQTALFRPPHHSSEVEGLYFTGSFTTPGIGVPMCLISGELTAEAMAERVA, from the coding sequence ATGGATGCGCTCTCGGATCTCCGCTCTGTCGACGGCGCGGACGTCGTCGTCATCGGCGGGGGCTTTGGCGGTCTCTCGACGGCCTGCTATCTCGCCGGTGCCGGTGCCGACGTGACGCTGCTCGAAAAGAACGAGCAGCTCGGCGGACGCGCGAGTCGGCTCGAAGTCGACGGCTTCCGCTTCGATATGGGCCCCTCGTGGTACTTGATGCCGGACGTTTTCGAGCGGTTCTTCGGTCACTTCCGCCACGAACCCTCCGATTACTACGACCTCACGCGGCTCGACCCGCACTACCGGATCTTCTTCAAAGACGGCGACCGGGTGGATATGGTCCCGGACCTCGAACGGAACCGGGAGGTCTTCGAGTCCTACGAACCCGGCGCGGGCGAGCGCTTCGACGACTACCTCGAAAAGTCGAAAACGAACTACGAGGTCGGGATGAAGCACTTCGTCTACGAGGACCGTACGTCGGTTTCGGACTTCCTCGATTGGGACGTCGCGAAGCACGCCCGCGGCCTCTCGCTCGTCGGCTCGATGCAGCGCCACGTCGAGAAGTACTTCGATCACCCGAAGCTCCAGCAGATAATGCAGTATACGCTGGTGTTTCTCGGCGGCGCGCCGACGAACACCCCGGCGCTATACAACCTGATGAGCCACGTCGACTTCAATATGGGCGTGTACTACCCCGAGAACGGTATCGGCGGCGTCGTCGACGGCATCGTCGCCCTCGGCGAGGAACTCGGCGTCGACTTCCGAACCGACGCGCCCGTCACCGCAATCCGGGGGAGTGAGGGGGCGTTCGTCGTGCGGACCGAGGAGAGAGAAGAGTTCTACCCCGACTACGTCGTCAGCGACGCCGACTACCGACACACCGAGATGGAACTGCTCCCGCCGGAAAAACGGCAGTACGACGAGGACTACTGGGAGTCCAGAACCTACGCGCCCTCCGCGTTCTTACTCTATCTCGGCGTCGAGGGCGACGTCGACCCGCTCGAACACCACACGCTCGTCCTCCCGACCGACTGGGACGAGCACTTCGAGCGGATCTTCGACGATCCGGCGTGGCCTGAGGATCCGGCGTACTACCTCTGTGTTCCCTCCGAGACCGACGACGACGTCGCGCCCGAGGGTCACTCGAACCTCTTCGCGCTCGTGCCAGTCGCCGCGGGCTTGGAGGACACGCCCGAACTGCGCGCGGAGTTCCGCGACCTCGTGTTGGACGACATCGAGGCGAACACCGGCGTCGACCTCCGCGACCGGATCGTCGTCGAGGAGTCCTTCTGCGTGAACGACTTCGCCGAGCGCTACAACAGCACGAGGGGGACCGCGCTCGGGCTCGCGCACACGCTCCGACAGACGGCGCTGTTCCGACCGCCGCATCACTCCTCGGAGGTGGAGGGACTGTACTTCACCGGCTCGTTCACGACGCCCGGCATCGGCGTCCCGATGTGTCTGATCAGCGGTGAACTCACGGCCGAGGCGATGGCCGAACGGGTCGCCTGA
- a CDS encoding prenyltransferase, translated as MRTPTRTARLTGRLRYLLTLSRPRFWFYLAGPVVVGVAYGAETTTDLFTPATLGLFAYFLLPANVFLYGVNDVFDADVDVDNPKKDEREARWRGDSVVAVLIAASTLSGVAAFAVAPFVAWPYLLGFFLLGLQYSAPPLRFKTTPFLDSLSNGLYILPGAAAYAAVAGAHPPVAAVAGAWLWTMGMHTFSAIPDIEPDREAGIRTTATYLGERRTLAYCLVCWLAAALAFALVDIRLGVLLVAYPALVFAIYRADVDVERAYWWYPLVNTAVGALLTMGGLWRLVYA; from the coding sequence ATGAGAACACCCACTCGAACCGCGAGACTGACGGGACGACTTCGGTACCTGTTGACGCTGTCGCGGCCGCGCTTTTGGTTCTACCTCGCCGGACCCGTCGTGGTCGGCGTTGCCTACGGCGCGGAGACGACTACGGACCTGTTCACGCCGGCGACGCTCGGCCTGTTCGCGTACTTCCTCCTCCCGGCGAACGTCTTCCTCTACGGCGTCAACGACGTCTTCGACGCCGATGTCGACGTCGACAACCCGAAGAAAGACGAACGCGAGGCGCGCTGGCGGGGAGATTCCGTCGTCGCGGTTCTGATCGCCGCGTCGACGCTCTCGGGCGTCGCCGCCTTCGCCGTCGCCCCGTTCGTCGCGTGGCCGTACCTGCTGGGATTCTTCCTCCTCGGGTTGCAGTACTCCGCGCCGCCGCTGCGTTTCAAGACGACGCCGTTTCTCGATTCGCTCTCGAACGGGCTGTACATCCTCCCGGGCGCGGCCGCGTACGCCGCGGTCGCAGGCGCGCATCCCCCGGTCGCGGCGGTCGCGGGCGCGTGGCTCTGGACGATGGGGATGCACACGTTCTCGGCGATCCCCGACATCGAACCCGATCGCGAGGCCGGGATCCGAACCACGGCGACGTACCTCGGCGAGCGGCGCACGCTCGCGTACTGTCTGGTCTGTTGGCTCGCCGCCGCGCTCGCCTTCGCGCTCGTCGACATCAGACTCGGTGTCCTCCTCGTCGCGTATCCGGCGCTCGTGTTTGCCATCTACCGAGCCGACGTCGACGTCGAGC